The following nucleotide sequence is from Saimiri boliviensis isolate mSaiBol1 chromosome 6, mSaiBol1.pri, whole genome shotgun sequence.
AGCAACAATACTGGAAGAGCCACCCCAGTAATTCACCAATTTATGGTGCTGATATTAATGGCTCCTTATTTGAAGAAAACACTACACAGTGGAACCTAGGACACCTGGGAACAATTCTGGACCTGTTGGAGCAGGAATGTGGGGTTGTCATCGAGGGCGTCAACACCCTCTTCCTGTACTTTGGCATGGGGAAGACCGTGTTCACTTGGCACACGGAGGACATGGACCTTTACAGCATCAACTACCTGCACTTCGGGGGGCCCAAAACATGGTACGCAGTGCCCCCAGAACATGGCCAGCGCCTGGAGCGCCTGGCCAGTGAGCTTTTCCCAGCCATTTCCCGGGGCTGTGAGGCCTTCCTGCGCCACAAGGTGGCCCTCATCTCCCCTGCCGTTCTCAAAGAGAACGAGATTCCGTTCAATCGcgtgactcaggaggctggggagttTATGGTGACCTTTCCCTATGGCTATCATGCAGGCTTCAACCATGGCTTCAACTGTGCAGAGGCCATCAACTTTGCCACTCCACGATGGATTGATTATGGCAAAGTGGCTTCATAGTGCAGCTGTGGGGAGGCAAAAGTGACCTTTTGCATGGACACCTTCGTGTACGTCATGCAACCAGAGAGCTACGGGCTCTGAAAATGCAGGTAAGTTTCAGCCCTTGTGGTTCACATGGAGCCCAAGGTTGCAGAAATCCAGGAAGAGAGCACCTGGAGGGAGGATAGAGCACTTAGGAGAGCTGCTCTGGGCCTGAGGCAGCTCCCTAACCACACAGCCAGCCGTCCCACACAGACTGTGCCTGCAGGGCTCTGTTACAACCCAAAGAGCCTTGGCACTGATGCTGTGCCTGAATTTACAATACAAACCCTGGGGACATCAGCCTAAGTTCTTCACCCTTCCACTGCAAGGTGGGatcctttttgtggctgtggTCATGGTTGAGGTCGTGGTCATGATCAGGGTCATTGTTGTCATCCTCAAAAACTGGGGACTGAGGAGACAACTGTTCAGTCTGCAGCCAAGAGACACCTCTCATTGGGGACAGGGAGTGGACCTCGAGGCCTTAAACCTCAGGTCCAGTTCACTAATGACGCTTTGAAGGACAAACCCGCACCTTTGAGCGGTGGCCTTCAGCATGCGTGGTCAACCTTGCCAAGGTTGCAGCAATGGACCACTCTTATGCCTCTAGGGTTCTGGTCTCACCTAAATTTTCCAGAATCTTCTGTTTCCCAGACTCATCTGCTGGGGCTTAAGCCAGACAGAGATATGCCACTGAATTTGGAGATATTTTCCTCCAAAGCATGATCAGTCCTCTGAACCCATGGCTATTGAATATGGTGCCAAACGTCAAGTGATACCTTCCTCTCATCCCAACCCCAGGAACCAGAGAAGATTCTTGCCAAGAATTCTGGCCTGGGCCTCTCCCCAGTGAAGATTATTTCCCTCCAATAAGTGACACATTTCCAAGACCCCTGGATGCTGTCTCCTACTGTGACAGCCAGGGCTCCCAGCGGCCACCAAAGTCCCCTCCCCAAAGGTTGCCATAGGTTTTTGTAGTACCTCTCAAGGACTCTCTATCTGCTCCTGATCATTGTGCCTGTGACCTTCACCATGGCCCAGATGCCATGGACAGCACTCGTTGCTGAAGTCCCCTCAGGATACTTCCCTTACTGTGCTGTGGGTCCAGATCCCATGCATATGCGCAAACTAGACCTTTAGACCAACTGAGTCTGTTACCCAGTCGAGGCCTCAGAGATATTTGGTAATGTTGCTGATGatcattaaattttttatctCTAGTGTATATCTGTaaagtaaagaacatttttaCTACATGTTCTTAAAATTAGAATTACATAAAAAGGATATACCAAAAAGAAAGTGATGTGGAAAAATGAGATAAAGGAATGTGAAAAATTATAGCAAGCAAAGAACTAACATAAAAGTAGAGTCACAGAGTTTATATCCGGCAAACCTGGATTGAGACCAAAGGTATACAGCGTGGATCTTTACAATGCAAAAGACGAAATTTCACAATGAAATTATAACAGTCATAAATATTCAAGTAAGTTTGATGAAGTATAAATTATAGTAGATAAAAGACAAGTTTAAAGAAGCAGTTTAAAAACAGGAACACTTAAGTCACCAGGATGGTTTGGATAtgtgttcctgcccaaatctcatgtggaattttAATCTCTAATGTTGGAGGTGCGGCCTAGAGGGAGATGACTGCATCACGGGGGTGGTTTgtcatgaatgatttagcactGTCCCCATaatgctgctcttgtgatagagttctaggaggatctggttgtttaaaagtgtgtaccaccctccccttctctcttcctcctgccccagctatatatgatgtgcctgcttcccctttcaccATAATTGcaaatttcctgaggcttccccggAAGCAGCAGCtcttatgcttcctgtacagcctgcaaaccATGAGCTAATTAAAACTCtcatctttataatttacccaatctcagggattttttttttcttgagatagtttccctcttgcccaggctggagggcaatggttcaatcttagctcactgtaacttctgccttctgggttcaacagattcacctgcctcagcctcctgagtagttgggattacttgggattactggcacctgccactacacccagctagtttttgtatttttagttggagatggggggtttcatcatgctggccaggctggtttcgaactcattacctcaggtgatctgcctgccttgacatcccaaagtgctgggattatagaaatgAGGCACCGCACCTGGGCTCcaagtatttctttacagcaatgtgtgAATTAAACAGTCACCCACTCAAAGcagaaaaaatggagaaatctAAGGATATGGAAAATTTAAACTATATTAACAACAAGGTAGTATTGACATACTAGATGATAAAAAATACTTCTCTCTTCAAGTGCCAAAAAAGCCAAATtttcacaaaacaataaatatctaTTACATGCATAAATTCTACAGCAAGAAAGCCTGATTTGTGAACTTGAAATTTACTTAAACTTACCACTCAGTTTCCTCAACATAAAATGAAGATAGCACCTACCTCATGTGTTCAATTGACAGTTCTTTGAATTAATATATGCAATTTGTTAATATCAATGCTTGGCACACAAGCATTATTGAAGTGTATCTGGatttaaaacttaataaaatacataaaggaatATATAAGATTCATCTATAATAGTGGTGAGGAAAATCTGCAGCCTTAAGTATTTTCTCCATCACATACAAAGAATGAATTAGCTAGATTTAATTTCTAATGTCCAAGTTAGGAAAAGATAAACTGAAAGGAGCTGGAAGGAACTGATGCACCTATATAGAGGAATTAATGAGTTAgaataactgtaaaataatataCTAAATCAACACAAAGCACCAATGATACGGATTTTTTTGTTAGAAAAGTTAACTTATGAAACAGAGAATTTAAGACATAAATTTCTGTGTATGAAATACAGAAAGATGACAGAAGATCTGCCTATACAAAAATGACAAGAATTAGACAAATTCACAGAGGAATTGTACGACATCTTCATTCATAGTATATCTAggcctttaaaatgaaaaaaagaaaaaattcatgttttaaaataagtacatCATTGATAGAAAATTCTTTCAGTTCAATGAGATACTCTTCTATCTATGTTATGATTTGACCTTAAATCCTGATATTAACACACCATACCAATCTGCCATAATCAATCCATCCTGGGTAGTGGAACTGATGGTCTCTGTACGGTTGAAGCTGTGGTTGAAGACTGCGTGGCGTCTCTCAGCTACTAAGGTAGCTTAAAACTCAGTATTTTGCTTGTCacacatttgttttcaaatattctgaaatatataGGGCTTGACCACACCAGAAATTTGAAGatatataatgaaaatactgGAAAAACAGCAGACCCCTGTTTGATGAAAACAGTAAACAATGGAATCCTGGACATGTGGGAACAATTTAGGACTTTCTGGAGCAGGAATGTGAGGTTGTCATAGAAGAGACCCTACCTATACTTtggcatggggaaaaccacctttCCATGGCACACAGAGGATATGGACCTTATCATTTTCCTAGGAGGACACTTGTCCTTCCCCTTCAGGTGACTTGGGAGGACTCTTGGATTGCAACCTGGACTTGGATTCCCTCTTAGATATGGGGGAAGACTCCTGGACATAGATCTAGACCTGGACAGTGAGCAAGATCTGGAGACCCAGGAGGATTTGGATGTTTGTGGAGAGCTGGATTTGGAGGCTGATGGGGAGCGAGAGGGAGACCCAGACTTCGAGTGAGAGCAGCTGTTGTGGGCAGACCAGATGTAGGGAGACTTCCTGCATAGCTACAGGGGTGTAGTGAGATCAGCTGCAGTGAGGCCGGCTGTAAGATCGACTGGAGGGAGATCAGCTACAGCGAGTTCTGTAAGGAGATCGTCTGTAGGGAGATCGGCTGTAGGGAGATCTTCTGGCGGGAGATCGGCTGTAGTGAGATCCCCTGTAAGATCGTCTGGAGGATGATGTGCCGTAGGGAGATCGGTTGTAGTGAGATTCTCTGTAGGGAGATTGGCTGTAGGGAGATCGGTTGTAGGGAGATACACTGTCAGGGTTATCCTCTGTAGGCTGATCCTCTGTAGGGAAGGTCGTCTGTATGGAGATTGGCTGTAAGGGGATCATCTACAGTGAGATCCTCTGTAGAGAGACCAGTTGTAGTGTGATCCTCTGTAGGGAGATCGGCTGTAAGGAGATCCTCTGTAAGGAGATCCTCTGTAGGGAGATCCTCTGTAGTGAGATCTTCTGTAGGGAGATCCTCTGTAGGGAGATCCTCTGTAGTGAGATTCTCTGCAGGGAGATTCTCTGTAGGGAAAGCGACTGTAGCAAGACCTCCTGTAGCGAGATTGGCTTAGGgacctggagcagctgggaccccGAGATCGGCTGTGGTGTCTCCTCCTGGGTCTGCAGCTCCACGGTCCGTAGCCGCCGCCCCGGGACCAGCTGCGTGGCGCCCCCCGGCGACCATAGCGAGCCACCTGCACCCGCAGCTCCCATCGGTCCAGCCCCGCAGCGTCCACCGCGGCCTCGGCAGCTTCCGCATCGCGCCGGTCGTGGAAGCGAAAGAAGGCAAAGACTCGGGGCGCCTTGGTGTGGGGCTCCCACGGGACGTGCACGTCGCCCGCGTGCCTCGGGCTGTCGGGAGAGGCGCCGTAGGTCAGGCTGTCCGCTTTGAGGGTGATCGTGCCGTCCACGTCGGGATGGGGACGGCGGCAGCTCACGGCTCCCAGAGCAGGCGCGGGCGGTGCGCCCCGCGTGGGGGCGCGGGGAGAGGCGGGCGGAGAGGCGGGCGGAGAGGCGGGCGGAGAGGCGGGCGGAGAGGCGGGCGGAGAGGCGGGCGGAGAGGCGGGCCGCCGAGCTCCGCAGGGAGCGCCCGGGAGCAGCGACTCGCAGATTCCCAGTTCCAGGCCAAATACGCCAGGACCCAGAGGAAGGTTTCCTCTTGGTGGCTGAACTCCAAATGAAGCCGGGgcccaaagaaataaataaaaatcctttttgtttttttaagttttgagtaacaaggtctcactgtgtcatccaggctgttgTGCGGGGACCTAATCATAGAAAATGTTTGAGATGCTATGAACAATACATCTATGTACAGAATACAGAGGCCAGACACAGACACacgtacagttgacccttgaacataACCAGTTGATTAACATAGGTTTCGTTTGTTACATACATTCTATAAtcgtattcttacaataaagtaagccagAGAGAACaatatgtttttaagaaaatcataaataagagaaaatacactTGTAATACTGTACTGTATTTATGGATACCTTAAGTTTACTTCCTGCATTCTCTAGAGTAGTCTGTCTGGAATGGCAGGCAAGCTGCTGCCGATCTACAACATGCATCAAGCAACTCAAGCTTTTTTTTGTACTGTCATGAcaatttctctgcttcttgggaatACTTCTAACACCAGTAGAGACACTTCCTTATGGGTTCTATGGTGTTATTTAAGCTTTATGATATTGCACTAGACACGAGGAAAAATACCCGAGAACCTGAAAGATTGCTATTTGCTGCAATTCACAATTTACGGAAGAGAAATCTTGCTTACGTGGAGTAGTGTCCCCCAGGCTTTTCAGGGGACGTGGGGCACATTTGAAGTCACCGCAATAGCAACATGAGAGAGCTACAAAATTCTTACGATAGCGCAGTATGCATTATCATTAATTTTACAGTTATGAATTAATactgaatattcatttatttatgtatatatttttaagacggtctggctctgtcatatatatgcgtatataagaaagaaaaatgaggttaCACCATGAATGTAAAAAAATGTAGATACTagtgcattttattatttattaccatATACACAACTTTGTTGTAAAAACTTAATCAGCACTTACACACACAGAGACCATACATGgtgctatatatatgtatatatatatgacagagtctggctctgtcacccagactgtagtgcaatgagctgatctcggctcaccccaacctctgcctctgaggttcaagggattctcctgcctcaacctccggagtaactgggattacaagcatgagcctccacacccggctaatttttgttttagtagagacggggtttctccacgttggtcatgctagtcttgacctcccaacctcaagtgacccacccgccttgaccacccaaagtgctgggattacaggcatgagccactgagcccagcctgtttATATTTATCTCAACACACATGGCACCGTGTATTGTCTCTGTTTGTGTAAGTTCTGATTAAGTTTTCACAACAGAgctgtgtatattttatggtaataaatgataaaatacactagtagagacggagtctccctctgtcgccaggctggagtgcagtggcgtgttcttggctcactgaaacctccccctccccctcccaggttcaagtgattctcctgcctcagactcccgagtagctcggattacaggcatgtgtcaccggccagctgatttttgtatttttagtagaaaaggggtttcaccatgttagccaggatggtctcaatctcctgaccttgtgatccacccacctgggcctcccaaagtgctgggattacaggtgtgagccacctcgcctgagCAGTTTGACTTTTAATTACTTAGCATTGTTCTAGGATTgatttaaaggtaaaataaaagggAGGGGCATGGATGGGTGGGATGCCTAATCTGGACCCAGCCCCATTATTACATTGGCTGGGGACTGATTGGGTTAGGATGCCATGGAGGTATAAAACCAGGGTCTTTGCAACCTGGGGCTTCACTTGGAGTTCAGCTACCAAGAGGAAACCTTCTCTCTGGGTCCTGGAGTATTTTCATCAGAaattgtgagattttggtggaaGGTAggtcattttatttctctgttggAACTCTTTTCAGTATTTGTCTTACTGAGAAAATTATTATCCCACAAGTTGTTCATAAGattcagttaaaaattttaaaacatctctgcCAGATTTTTAGCTATGCCTCCTAGGTTTCGTCAAtgcatttcatttgtattttcttttctcttcatgcCTATGATTTTTTGCTTCTCACCATAATCTTTTTGAAAAGTCAAGCTTTAGTTTTTATCACCATTCCTATTGGGGGTTCTGTTTCCTTTTGCAATGGTTGCTGCTCGTGTCTTTACTGTCATTGTTTCATTGGATGTTAATGTATCCAGTTTCTTGAATGGAGTCTTTAATTCATTCCTTTGCAAACATGATCATTTTCCCTCTTAGTTTGATTAGATGctgctctttttctgttttgttatttgaCCTTATATCCTGATGTTAACACAGTATAACCTTTAGTTTAGCTTAATACTAGCTGAGTATTTCTTTTGTctcattataaatgtattttcaaatattctgtattttttgttgttcaagTTTATTGTTTTGACTTCCTGGAAGAGACACCCAGGTACGGTGGCGTTAGCAGCTTCTTATACAGCCAAGCCTGAAAGTCAGGAGAAACCTCACAGTGATACCTCCGATTGAGGAAACTCACAGGGCTGCAGGTGGAGCCTCACAAATAAACCAtagcattttgaaaaagaaaaggagagaaagacatTATTCCCCAGCACTCAGAGGACACCTAAGAACTTGTGAGTCAGCTGTTTCTCGTGTGCAGCCATGAAGTCTGTGAACTCTGTTCCCCAGAACACAAGTTGTGCCATCATGACTTTTTACCCAACCATGGAAGAATTTACAGATTTCAACAAATATGTTGCTTACATGGAGTCCCGAGGCGCACACCAAGCTGGCCTCGCCAAGGTAATTCCACCCAAGGAATGGAAAGCCAGAAAGACCTATGATGATATTGAAGACATCTTAGTCACCACTCCCCTCCAGCAGGTGACCTCTGGGCAGGGAGGTGTGTTTACTCAATACCATAAAAAGAAGAAGGCCATGACGGTTGGGAAGTATCGCCATTTGGCAAACAGTAAGAAATATCAGACTCCACCACACCGGAATTTTGAAGATTTGGAGCAACAATACTGGAAGAGCCACCCCAGTAATTCACCAATTTATGGTGCTGATATTAATGGCTCCTTATTTGAAGAAAACACTACACAGTGGAACCTAGGACACCTGGGAACAATTCTGGACCTGTTGGAGCAGGAATGTGGGGTTGTCATCGAGGGCGTCAACACCCCCTACCTGTACTTTGGCATGTGGAAGACCACGTTCGCTTGGCACACGGAGGACATGGACCTTTACAGCATCAACTACCTGCACTTCGGGGAGCCCAAAACATGGTACGCAGTGCCCCCAGAACATGGCCAGCGCCTGGAGCGCCTGGCCAGTGAGCTTTTCCCAGCCATTTCCCGGGGCTGTGAGGCCTTCCTGCGCCACAAGGTGGCCCTCATCTCCCCTGCCG
It contains:
- the LOC141584937 gene encoding uncharacterized protein LOC141584937, encoding MHVVDRQQLACHSRQTTLENAGSKLKPPRGNLPLGPGVFGLELGICESLLPGAPCGARRPASPPASPPASPPASPPASPPASPPASPRAPTRGAPPAPALGAVSCRRPHPDVDGTITLKADSLTYGASPDSPRHAGDVHVPWEPHTKAPRVFAFFRFHDRRDAEAAEAAVDAAGLDRWELRVQVARYGRRGAPRSWSRGGGYGPWSCRPRRRHHSRSRGPSCSRSLSQSRYRRSCYSRFPYRESPCRESHYRGSPYRGSPYRRSHYRGSPYRGSPYRGSPYSRSPYRGSHYNWSLYRGSHCR